A genome region from Ralstonia solanacearum K60 includes the following:
- a CDS encoding TorF family putative porin gives MKKFAYATGLLLLTGVAAGVGQTALAQTTPAAEAPAAASAPASALTANVTLASQYRYRGLMQTNNKPAIQGGFDYAIPGGLLPEGFYVGNWNSSISWLSDANSSVSAPIEMDFYGGYKTEIVKDVPIDVGVLQYYYPGSYPEGFTRPHTTEGYAQIGYGPVTFKYSHAFSNLFGFADSHHSQYFDLSGNFDTGFWGLTLNLHFGYQDVKHQNPRASYADWKIGVTKDFGSGWTASLAYIDTNASRLAYTNSHGNYMGKATALLSVTKTFQ, from the coding sequence ATGAAGAAGTTCGCTTACGCAACTGGCCTGTTGCTGCTGACCGGTGTCGCTGCCGGCGTGGGACAAACCGCATTGGCCCAGACCACGCCCGCAGCAGAGGCACCGGCTGCCGCGTCGGCACCGGCTTCCGCGCTGACGGCCAACGTCACGCTGGCCAGCCAGTACCGCTATCGCGGCCTCATGCAGACCAACAACAAGCCGGCCATCCAGGGCGGCTTCGACTACGCGATTCCGGGCGGCCTGCTGCCCGAGGGCTTCTATGTCGGCAACTGGAACTCGTCGATCAGCTGGCTGAGCGACGCCAATTCCAGCGTCTCGGCGCCGATCGAGATGGACTTCTACGGCGGTTACAAGACCGAGATCGTCAAGGACGTGCCGATCGACGTGGGCGTGCTGCAGTACTACTACCCGGGCAGCTACCCCGAGGGCTTCACCCGCCCGCACACCACCGAAGGCTATGCGCAGATCGGCTACGGTCCGGTCACCTTCAAGTATTCGCACGCGTTCTCCAACCTGTTCGGTTTCGCCGATTCGCACCACAGTCAGTACTTCGACCTGTCGGGCAACTTCGACACCGGCTTCTGGGGCCTGACGCTGAACCTGCACTTCGGCTACCAGGACGTGAAGCACCAGAATCCGCGCGCGTCGTACGCCGACTGGAAGATTGGCGTGACCAAGGATTTCGGCAGCGGCTGGACGGCGTCGCTCGCGTACATCGACACGAACGCATCGCGCCTGGCCTATACCAACTCGCACGGCAATTACATGGGCAAGGCCACGGCGCTGCTGTCGGTCACCAAGACTTTCCAATAA
- a CDS encoding tyrosinase family protein codes for MVVRRTVLKAIAGTSVATVFAGKLTGLSAIAADAAPLLVRRNLHGMKLDDPDLSAYREFVSIMKSKNQTQPLSWLGYANQHGSLNGGFKYCPHGDWYFLPWHRGFMLMYERAVAALTGYKSFAMPYWNWTEDRLLPEAFTAKTYNGKPNPLYVPNRNDLTGPYALTDAIVGQKEVMDKIYAETNFEVFGTSRSVDRSVQPPLVQNSLDPKWVPMGGGTQGILERTPHNTVHNNIGAFMPTAASPRDPVFMMHHGNIDRVWATWNALGRKNSTDPLWLGMKFPNNYIDPQGRYYTQGVSDLLSTEALGYRYDVMPRADNKVVNNARAEHLLALFKTGDSVKLADHMKLRSVLKGEHPAATAVLPLNSAVQFEAGTVTGALSADADTGKTTEVVALIKNIRMSENVISIRVFVNLPDASLDVPETNPHFVTTLSFLTHAVGHDHHALPSTMVNLTDTLKALNIRDDNFSINLVAVPKPGVAVESSGSVTPESIEVAVI; via the coding sequence ATGGTCGTGCGTAGAACGGTGCTGAAGGCAATCGCCGGAACCAGTGTCGCCACGGTATTCGCGGGCAAGCTGACCGGTCTCTCCGCTATTGCTGCCGATGCGGCCCCCTTGCTGGTACGGCGCAACCTGCACGGCATGAAGCTGGACGACCCGGACCTGTCGGCCTACCGCGAGTTCGTCAGCATCATGAAAAGCAAGAACCAGACGCAGCCGCTGAGCTGGCTCGGCTACGCCAACCAGCACGGCTCGCTCAACGGTGGCTTCAAGTACTGCCCGCACGGCGATTGGTACTTCCTGCCCTGGCACCGCGGCTTCATGCTGATGTACGAACGGGCCGTGGCTGCGCTCACCGGCTACAAGTCATTCGCCATGCCGTACTGGAACTGGACCGAAGACCGCCTGCTGCCCGAAGCCTTCACCGCCAAGACCTACAACGGCAAGCCGAACCCGCTCTACGTGCCCAACCGGAACGATCTGACCGGTCCCTATGCCCTCACCGACGCCATCGTCGGCCAGAAGGAGGTCATGGACAAGATCTACGCCGAAACCAACTTTGAAGTCTTCGGCACCAGCCGCTCGGTGGATCGCTCGGTCCAGCCGCCGCTGGTCCAGAACAGCCTCGACCCCAAATGGGTGCCGATGGGCGGCGGCACGCAGGGCATTCTGGAACGCACGCCGCACAACACCGTCCACAACAACATCGGCGCCTTCATGCCCACCGCCGCCTCGCCACGCGACCCGGTGTTCATGATGCACCACGGCAACATCGACCGGGTGTGGGCCACCTGGAATGCGCTGGGCCGCAAGAACTCGACCGACCCGCTGTGGCTGGGCATGAAGTTCCCCAACAACTACATTGACCCGCAGGGCCGGTACTACACGCAGGGCGTGAGCGACCTGCTGAGTACCGAGGCGCTGGGCTACCGCTATGACGTCATGCCGCGCGCCGACAACAAGGTGGTGAACAACGCCCGCGCCGAGCACCTGCTGGCCCTGTTCAAGACCGGCGACAGCGTCAAGCTGGCTGACCACATGAAGCTGCGCAGCGTGCTGAAGGGGGAACATCCGGCCGCCACGGCAGTCCTACCGCTCAACAGCGCTGTCCAGTTCGAGGCTGGCACCGTAACGGGTGCCCTAAGTGCCGACGCCGATACCGGCAAGACCACCGAAGTCGTGGCCCTGATCAAGAACATCAGGATGTCCGAGAACGTGATCAGCATCCGGGTCTTCGTCAACCTGCCGGACGCCAGTCTCGATGTGCCGGAAACCAACCCGCACTTCGTCACCACGCTCAGCTTCCTGACGCACGCGGTTGGACACGACCACCATGCCCTGCCGTCGACCATGGTGAACCTGACCGACACGCTGAAGGCGCTCAATATCCGGGACGACAATTTCTCGATCAACCTGGTTGCTGTGCCCAAGCCCGGCGTCGCCGTGGAGAGCAGCGGCAGCGTGACACCCGAGTCGATCGAGGTCGCCGTCATTTGA
- a CDS encoding accessory factor UbiK family protein: MKPTDLFTDFQNRVSEALRNSPAADIEKNVRAMMTQGFSKLDLVTREEFDVQSQVLARTRARLEELETRVAQLEAQLKTGEAASTDR, encoded by the coding sequence ATGAAACCCACCGATCTCTTTACCGACTTCCAGAACCGCGTGTCCGAGGCGCTGCGCAATTCACCGGCCGCCGATATCGAGAAGAACGTTCGCGCGATGATGACCCAGGGGTTTTCCAAGCTCGACCTGGTCACGCGCGAGGAATTCGACGTCCAGTCCCAGGTGCTGGCCCGCACGCGTGCCCGGCTGGAAGAACTGGAAACCCGCGTGGCCCAGCTCGAAGCGCAGTTGAAGACGGGCGAAGCGGCCTCCACCGACCGCTGA
- a CDS encoding YifB family Mg chelatase-like AAA ATPase translates to MSLAVLRSRALAGIDAPAVSVEVHLANGLPSFTIVGLPDTEVKESKDRVRAAIQNSRFEFPARRITVNLAPADLPKESGRFDLPIALGILAASRQIPQTHLDAHEFAGELSLSGDLRPIRGALAMAYALSCHPGAPDGDTPLTRAFVLPDENAAEAALVSGTRVLPARTLIEVCDHLSAPDRKLAPAVPAPVGTGTRYPDLADVRGQPQARRALEVAAAGGHSMLMIGPPGTGKSMLAQRFPGLLPDMDDDEALSAAAVMSLTTRGFDAQRWKVRPFRAPHHTASAVAMVGGGNTPRPGEISLAHQGVLFLDELPEFERRVLEVLREPLETGHITISRAAHQTDLPASFQLIAAMNPCPCGYRGHPLRTCRCTPDQVERYQARISGPLLDRIDVQIEVPTPSQEELLDGPPGEPTAAVAARVAAAHVRQLARQGKRNALLAGHEIDLHCPRTEAADGLLRQAMTRFSWSARAYARVLKLARTIADLAGDAAVDTAHIGEAIQYRRGVKAD, encoded by the coding sequence ATGAGCCTTGCCGTCCTGCGCTCGCGCGCACTGGCCGGCATCGACGCGCCGGCTGTGTCGGTGGAAGTGCATCTGGCCAACGGACTGCCGTCCTTCACCATCGTCGGCCTGCCGGACACGGAGGTGAAGGAAAGCAAGGACCGCGTGCGCGCGGCCATCCAGAACAGCCGATTCGAGTTTCCCGCGCGGCGCATCACCGTCAACCTGGCGCCAGCCGATCTGCCGAAGGAGTCGGGCCGCTTCGACCTGCCGATCGCCCTCGGCATTCTCGCCGCCAGCCGGCAGATTCCGCAGACGCACCTGGACGCGCACGAGTTTGCCGGTGAACTGTCCCTATCGGGCGACCTGCGGCCGATCCGCGGCGCGCTGGCCATGGCGTATGCGTTGTCGTGCCATCCGGGAGCGCCCGACGGCGACACACCGCTCACCCGCGCCTTTGTCCTGCCCGACGAGAATGCCGCCGAGGCGGCGCTGGTCAGCGGCACCCGGGTGCTCCCGGCGCGCACGCTGATCGAGGTCTGCGACCACCTTTCCGCGCCCGACCGCAAGCTGGCACCGGCAGTGCCGGCCCCGGTCGGCACCGGCACCCGCTATCCCGACCTGGCCGACGTACGCGGCCAGCCGCAGGCGCGCCGCGCACTGGAAGTGGCGGCGGCCGGCGGCCATTCGATGCTGATGATCGGTCCGCCCGGCACCGGCAAGTCAATGCTGGCCCAGCGCTTCCCCGGCCTGCTACCTGACATGGACGACGACGAAGCACTCTCCGCCGCAGCGGTGATGAGCCTGACCACGCGCGGCTTCGATGCGCAGCGTTGGAAAGTGCGGCCATTCCGTGCGCCGCATCACACCGCGTCGGCAGTGGCGATGGTGGGTGGCGGCAACACGCCGCGGCCGGGGGAGATCTCACTGGCGCACCAGGGCGTGCTGTTCCTCGACGAACTGCCCGAATTCGAACGCCGCGTGCTGGAGGTCCTGCGGGAGCCGCTGGAGACCGGCCATATCACCATCTCCCGCGCGGCGCACCAGACGGACTTGCCCGCCAGCTTCCAGCTGATCGCCGCCATGAATCCGTGCCCGTGCGGCTATCGCGGACATCCGTTGCGCACATGCCGGTGCACGCCGGATCAGGTGGAACGCTATCAGGCCCGCATCTCAGGCCCGCTGCTCGATCGCATCGACGTGCAGATCGAGGTGCCGACGCCATCGCAAGAGGAATTGCTCGATGGCCCGCCCGGCGAGCCGACCGCCGCCGTGGCCGCGCGCGTGGCCGCAGCGCACGTGCGGCAACTGGCACGCCAGGGCAAGCGCAACGCATTGCTGGCCGGGCACGAGATCGACCTGCATTGCCCGCGCACCGAGGCCGCCGACGGCCTGCTGCGCCAGGCGATGACACGCTTCTCCTGGTCGGCCCGCGCCTATGCGCGCGTGCTCAAGCTCGCCCGCACCATCGCCGACCTGGCGGGCGACGCGGCCGTCGATACCGCACACATTGGCGAAGCCATCCAGTACCGGCGCGGCGTGAAGGCGGACTGA
- the gshA gene encoding glutamate--cysteine ligase produces MVPHLITALKGPLLELEQKILDATPAIERWFRLEWQEHTPPFYCSVDLRNAGFKLAPVDTNLFPGGFNNLAPEMLPLAVQAAMAAIEKICPDAKNLLLIPERHTRNMFYLQNVARLSQIMRQAGLNVRLGSLSEDIQEPTPIDLPDGQRLVVEPIKRIGTKDRRLGMDDFDPCSILLNNDLSAGVPPILENINEQYLLPPLHAGWSQRRKSNHFAAYDEVAKKFAKLIDIDPWMVNPYFAKCNGIDFHERTGEDELAHAVETVLKKTAKKYKEYGIHETPYAVVKADAGTYGMGIMTVRDPSEVRGLNRKERNKMSVVKEGLEVSEVIVQEGVHTFEKINEAVAEPVVYMIDRYVVGGFYRVHTGRGIDENLNAPGMHFVPLPFASNSLPDSHAKPGAGEPNRFYMYGVVARLALLAASLELEKTDPNPLI; encoded by the coding sequence ATGGTTCCGCACCTGATCACCGCGTTGAAAGGGCCGCTGTTGGAGCTCGAGCAGAAGATTCTCGACGCGACGCCCGCCATCGAACGCTGGTTCCGCCTGGAGTGGCAGGAACATACGCCGCCGTTCTACTGTTCGGTGGACTTGCGCAACGCCGGTTTCAAGCTGGCGCCGGTCGATACCAACCTGTTCCCCGGCGGCTTCAATAACCTCGCGCCCGAGATGCTGCCGCTGGCCGTGCAGGCCGCGATGGCCGCGATCGAGAAGATCTGCCCGGACGCCAAGAATCTGCTGCTGATCCCCGAGCGCCATACGCGCAATATGTTCTACCTGCAGAACGTGGCGCGGCTGTCGCAGATCATGCGCCAGGCCGGCCTGAATGTGCGCCTGGGCTCGCTGTCCGAGGACATCCAGGAGCCCACGCCGATCGACCTGCCCGACGGCCAGCGCCTGGTGGTCGAGCCAATCAAGCGTATCGGCACCAAGGACCGCCGGCTGGGCATGGACGACTTCGATCCGTGCTCGATCCTGCTGAACAACGACCTGTCCGCGGGCGTGCCGCCCATCCTGGAGAACATCAACGAGCAGTACCTGCTGCCGCCGCTGCACGCGGGCTGGTCGCAGCGGCGCAAGTCGAACCATTTCGCCGCCTACGACGAGGTGGCCAAAAAGTTCGCCAAGCTGATCGACATCGATCCGTGGATGGTCAACCCGTACTTCGCCAAGTGCAATGGCATCGACTTCCACGAGCGCACCGGCGAGGATGAACTCGCCCACGCCGTCGAGACCGTGCTCAAGAAGACCGCCAAGAAGTACAAGGAATACGGCATCCACGAGACGCCCTATGCGGTGGTCAAGGCCGACGCCGGCACCTATGGCATGGGCATCATGACCGTGCGCGATCCGTCCGAGGTCCGAGGCCTGAACCGGAAGGAACGCAACAAGATGAGCGTGGTCAAGGAGGGCCTCGAGGTGTCCGAGGTGATCGTGCAGGAGGGCGTGCACACCTTCGAGAAGATCAACGAGGCGGTGGCCGAGCCGGTCGTCTACATGATCGATCGCTATGTGGTCGGCGGGTTCTACCGGGTACACACCGGCCGTGGCATCGATGAAAATCTGAACGCGCCGGGCATGCATTTCGTGCCGCTGCCGTTCGCGTCGAACTCGCTGCCGGACAGCCACGCCAAGCCGGGCGCCGGCGAGCCGAACCGCTTCTACATGTACGGCGTGGTGGCGCGCCTGGCCCTGCTGGCCGCGTCGCTCGAACTCGAGAAGACCGACCCGAACCCGCTGATCTGA
- the gshB gene encoding glutathione synthase: MRILFIVDPLSTFKIYKDSTFAMMREATARGYAIYTCLQSQLTLSANVVETVATPIALTGDEHDWYRAGDPRLLPLTGFDAVLMRKDPPFDMEYVNSTWLLEIAERQGARVFNKPQSIRDHSEKLAIAQFREFTAPTIVTRDAKRLREFHAEQGDVIFKPLDGMGGAGIFRIGADGMNLGSVIETLTHNGTRTVMAQQYIPAIRDGDKRILLIGGSPVPHALARVPMVGEVRGNLAAGGTGRAQPLSERDQVIAHALAPVLWQRGLLLVGLDVIGDYLTEVNVTSPTCFQEITQQTGFNVAGMFIDALERAAGKASGGLGRKLA; this comes from the coding sequence ATGCGCATTCTCTTCATCGTCGATCCGCTGTCAACGTTCAAGATCTACAAGGATTCCACCTTCGCGATGATGCGCGAGGCGACGGCGCGCGGCTATGCCATCTACACCTGCCTGCAGTCGCAGTTGACGCTGTCGGCCAACGTGGTGGAGACGGTCGCCACGCCCATCGCCCTGACCGGCGACGAGCATGACTGGTATCGCGCCGGCGATCCGCGCCTGCTGCCGCTGACCGGCTTCGACGCGGTGCTGATGCGCAAGGATCCGCCGTTCGACATGGAATACGTCAACAGCACCTGGCTGCTGGAGATCGCCGAGCGGCAGGGCGCGCGCGTGTTCAACAAGCCCCAGTCGATCCGCGACCACTCCGAGAAACTGGCGATCGCGCAGTTCCGGGAGTTCACCGCACCGACCATCGTCACGCGCGATGCCAAGCGCCTGCGCGAATTCCACGCCGAGCAGGGCGATGTCATTTTCAAGCCGCTGGACGGCATGGGCGGAGCCGGCATCTTCCGGATTGGCGCGGACGGCATGAATCTCGGCTCGGTGATCGAGACACTGACCCACAATGGCACGCGCACGGTCATGGCCCAGCAGTACATCCCGGCCATCCGTGACGGTGACAAGCGCATCCTGCTGATCGGCGGTTCCCCGGTACCGCACGCACTGGCGCGCGTGCCGATGGTCGGCGAAGTGCGCGGCAATCTGGCGGCGGGCGGCACCGGCAGGGCGCAGCCGCTGTCCGAGCGGGACCAGGTGATTGCGCATGCACTCGCGCCGGTGCTGTGGCAGCGCGGCCTGCTGCTGGTCGGCCTGGACGTCATCGGCGACTACCTGACCGAGGTCAACGTCACGAGCCCGACCTGTTTCCAGGAGATCACCCAGCAGACCGGCTTCAATGTCGCCGGTATGTTCATCGATGCCCTGGAGCGGGCAGCCGGCAAGGCGAGCGGCGGATTGGGGCGCAAGCTGGCGTAG
- a CDS encoding P-II family nitrogen regulator, which translates to MKLIMAIIKPFKLDEVREALSQVGVSGITVTEVKGFGRQKGHTELYRGAEYIVDFLPKVKIEVAVPDDVLERAVEAIEKSARTGKIGDGKIFVADVEQVIRIRTGETGGDAL; encoded by the coding sequence ATGAAACTCATCATGGCCATCATCAAGCCGTTCAAGCTCGACGAGGTCCGCGAGGCACTGTCCCAGGTGGGCGTGTCGGGCATCACGGTGACCGAGGTCAAGGGCTTTGGGCGTCAGAAGGGCCACACGGAGCTGTATCGCGGCGCCGAGTACATCGTCGACTTCCTGCCTAAAGTGAAGATCGAAGTGGCCGTGCCCGACGACGTGCTCGAGCGTGCCGTCGAGGCGATCGAGAAATCCGCGCGTACCGGCAAGATCGGCGACGGCAAAATTTTCGTGGCCGACGTCGAGCAGGTCATCCGCATTCGCACCGGCGAGACCGGCGGCGACGCCCTGTAA
- a CDS encoding HPr family phosphocarrier protein has product MLQRDITIINKLGLHARASAKLTQLASKFDSQIKMSRNGRQVDAKSIMGVMMLAAGIGATVTLEIEGPDEQSAMDGLVALINDRFGEGE; this is encoded by the coding sequence ATGCTGCAGAGGGATATCACCATCATCAATAAGCTCGGGCTGCACGCCCGCGCCTCCGCCAAACTCACGCAGCTCGCCAGCAAGTTCGACAGCCAGATCAAGATGTCGCGCAACGGCCGCCAGGTCGACGCCAAGAGCATCATGGGCGTGATGATGCTGGCCGCGGGCATCGGCGCCACCGTCACGCTGGAGATCGAGGGCCCGGACGAGCAGTCCGCCATGGACGGCCTGGTCGCACTGATCAACGATCGCTTCGGCGAAGGCGAGTAA
- a CDS encoding PTS sugar transporter subunit IIA, giving the protein MAGILIIAHAPLASALRDCAAHVYCGQPERLAAIDVLPDAEPASVLAQARAKLDELIEDNGALVLTDIFGATPANIASRLADPGRVRVLAGVNLPMLVRAICYRAEKLDQLATKALAGGSQGVLQVGSTAVQNQVANHPDKYAAEGYHHHQ; this is encoded by the coding sequence ATGGCAGGGATTCTGATCATCGCCCATGCGCCGCTGGCCAGCGCATTGCGCGATTGCGCAGCACACGTCTATTGCGGTCAGCCCGAGCGGCTGGCAGCGATCGACGTCCTGCCCGATGCGGAGCCGGCAAGCGTGCTTGCCCAGGCGCGCGCTAAGCTCGATGAACTGATCGAGGACAACGGCGCGCTGGTGCTCACCGATATCTTCGGCGCAACGCCCGCCAACATTGCTTCGCGCCTGGCCGACCCGGGCCGCGTGCGCGTGCTGGCCGGCGTCAATCTGCCGATGCTGGTGCGCGCCATCTGCTACCGCGCCGAGAAGCTGGATCAGCTTGCCACCAAGGCCCTGGCCGGTGGCTCGCAAGGCGTACTGCAGGTCGGCTCGACCGCCGTTCAGAATCAGGTTGCAAACCATCCGGACAAATATGCTGCAGAGGGATATCACCATCATCAATAA
- a CDS encoding ammonium transporter has translation MKTWFTRFLTAGAVAAVLAGAVISAPAMAQDKPAASAPAAEASAPAAAAAAAASESAAASSAAAAPAAVATAPAAAAAPTAATPVPNKGDTAWLLISTAFVILMTLPGLALFYGGLVRKKNMLSILMQCTGIFSLIMILWAVYGYSIAFTEGNAFFGGLDRLFLKGLTPDSVAATFSKGVVVPEYAYFAFQGAFAAITCALIIGAFAERAKFSAVLVFVVLWFTFAYLPIAHMVWFWPGPDGFTDAKAAEALTAKGGWLFQKGALDFAGGTVVHINAAVAGLVGAFLFGKRIGFGREALKPHSLTLTMVGASLLWFGWFGFNAGSALEANGSAALAFVNTLLATAAAVLSWSFGEWIGKSKPSMLGAASGAVAGLVAITPAAGFVGPMGAIALGIIAGLLCLWGVNGLKRMLGMDDTLDVFGVHGVGGILGALLTGVFASPGLGGTGVYDYVANKVGDYSIGSQLWIQAQGVLTTIVWSAVVAFIAYKIVDAVIGLRVPEEDEREGLDITSHGETAYED, from the coding sequence ATGAAAACCTGGTTCACTCGATTTCTGACGGCGGGGGCCGTCGCCGCGGTACTGGCCGGCGCCGTGATTTCCGCGCCGGCCATGGCACAGGACAAGCCGGCCGCATCCGCGCCAGCCGCCGAGGCATCGGCACCCGCCGCCGCTGCCGCTGCCGCGGCTTCCGAGTCGGCCGCTGCATCGTCCGCCGCCGCTGCTCCGGCTGCTGTCGCCACCGCACCCGCGGCTGCTGCCGCGCCGACGGCTGCCACGCCGGTGCCCAACAAGGGCGACACGGCCTGGCTGCTGATCTCGACCGCCTTCGTGATTCTGATGACGCTGCCGGGCCTGGCGCTGTTCTACGGCGGCCTGGTGCGCAAGAAGAACATGCTGTCGATCCTGATGCAATGTACGGGCATCTTCTCACTCATCATGATCCTGTGGGCGGTCTACGGCTACAGCATCGCCTTCACCGAAGGCAACGCCTTCTTCGGCGGGCTCGACCGGCTGTTCCTGAAGGGCCTGACGCCGGATTCGGTTGCCGCCACGTTCAGCAAGGGTGTGGTGGTGCCGGAGTACGCGTACTTCGCCTTCCAGGGTGCGTTTGCCGCGATTACCTGCGCGCTGATCATCGGTGCCTTCGCCGAGCGCGCCAAGTTCTCGGCCGTGCTGGTCTTCGTGGTGCTGTGGTTCACCTTCGCTTATCTGCCGATCGCCCACATGGTCTGGTTCTGGCCGGGTCCGGACGGCTTCACCGATGCCAAGGCGGCCGAGGCGCTGACGGCCAAGGGCGGCTGGCTGTTCCAGAAGGGCGCGCTGGACTTCGCCGGCGGTACCGTGGTGCACATCAACGCCGCCGTGGCGGGCCTGGTGGGCGCGTTCCTGTTCGGCAAGCGGATCGGCTTCGGCCGCGAAGCACTCAAGCCGCACAGCCTCACGCTGACCATGGTCGGTGCCTCGCTGCTGTGGTTCGGCTGGTTCGGCTTCAACGCCGGTTCGGCCCTGGAAGCCAACGGCAGCGCTGCGCTGGCCTTCGTCAACACGCTGCTGGCCACCGCCGCTGCCGTGCTGTCGTGGAGCTTCGGCGAGTGGATCGGCAAGAGCAAGCCGTCGATGCTGGGTGCCGCGTCGGGCGCCGTCGCCGGCCTGGTGGCGATCACCCCGGCGGCCGGTTTCGTCGGCCCGATGGGCGCCATCGCGCTGGGTATCATCGCCGGCCTGCTGTGCCTGTGGGGTGTCAACGGCCTCAAGCGCATGCTCGGCATGGACGACACGCTGGACGTGTTCGGCGTGCACGGCGTGGGCGGTATCCTGGGCGCGCTGCTGACGGGCGTGTTCGCTTCGCCGGGCTTGGGCGGCACGGGCGTCTATGACTACGTTGCCAACAAGGTGGGTGACTACTCGATCGGCAGCCAGCTGTGGATCCAGGCGCAGGGCGTGCTGACCACCATCGTGTGGTCCGCTGTGGTGGCCTTCATCGCCTACAAGATCGTCGACGCGGTCATTGGCCTGCGTGTGCCGGAAGAAGATGAGCGCGAAGGTCTGGACATCACGTCCCACGGCGAAACCGCCTACGAAGACTGA